A window of Paenibacillus phoenicis genomic DNA:
AAAAGCGAACTCCATGCTCGTCTCCCGGTTCTCCCATTCATCCGGGGGCCGGCTGATCGTTTCCGCGATTCGAAGCTGCGTTGGAGACAAGTACGAAGCTGCAATGATCGAATTCTCGTTGCCCTCAAAGCCTGCATGGGCCATCCCGCGCAGAGCGCCGAGAATCAGAATGTCGCCGGTACAGCGAATCGTCCCCCCGGGATTCACATCGCCGATAAACAGCAGGTTGCCCTCATGATGCAGCACCTGACCCGAGCGGACAATCCCCGCAATCGTCGTCAGCGCTCCCGGCGCATCCGCCCGAACAATTTCCGGCATCTCAAAGGAGCGGACAAGCAGATTGCCTTTTTGCTTTAATATATCAAGAATCATGTCCTTCTGATCCTCAGTGACGAGTCGCATCCCCAGCTTCACATCGACATGGATGATCGGCCCAGTCAAGATATGTTGATGGCTAAATTCCAATTTATACTTTAATTCCTCCAGAAGACTCGAAAAATCGCATTTGTCGTCCAGCAGGAAAACCAGGCCATCTTTTACGCCTTTAATCGTCACGTGGTTGGATTTTACTGTCATGAGCCTGTCCCTCCCCCCTAATCAATTCGCGCCGAAGCGGAAAAGTTCCTGCTTACAGCAAGCAAAATAAGCGGGAAGTCAAGCGTTCTCCTCGGGAGAGCGTCTGCGGGTAATGATTTCGAGCTGCCGACGCAGCGGTACGTATATCGCCAAAGCAAATACGAACTGCACCAAAACGTTTGGGATAATGTGATTTTTCAACGCCCATGTATACGGCTGGTGTATCAGTTCAAACAGCGTATACGTACCGAACAGAATCGAATCCAGCAGCAGGCCGCCCAGCAGCACGACGATCATCATCAGCGGCAGCGGTGCCCGCTGGTTGCGGGACAAGAGCCCCAGCAGATAGCCGGACAACCCCATAGCGAAGGAGTA
This region includes:
- the minC gene encoding septum site-determining protein MinC; translated protein: MTVKSNHVTIKGVKDGLVFLLDDKCDFSSLLEELKYKLEFSHQHILTGPIIHVDVKLGMRLVTEDQKDMILDILKQKGNLLVRSFEMPEIVRADAPGALTTIAGIVRSGQVLHHEGNLLFIGDVNPGGTIRCTGDILILGALRGMAHAGFEGNENSIIAASYLSPTQLRIAETISRPPDEWENRETSMEFAFLREGKMQIDKIINITRVRPDLNVFKGV
- the mreD gene encoding rod shape-determining protein MreD; amino-acid sequence: MNKRKLILILLLFLLFILEGTLVPWLIPTAWQTRIAPHLVYVVILYFSVYENRHTGLILGLVFGMLHDIVFYGALIGAYSFAMGLSGYLLGLLSRNQRAPLPLMMIVVLLGGLLLDSILFGTYTLFELIHQPYTWALKNHIIPNVLVQFVFALAIYVPLRRQLEIITRRRSPEENA